One Ahaetulla prasina isolate Xishuangbanna chromosome 1, ASM2864084v1, whole genome shotgun sequence DNA window includes the following coding sequences:
- the LOC131184784 gene encoding E3 ubiquitin-protein ligase RNF4-like, with protein MKSASVKLDGNKSRKSKTQSPFNPATPSSGPGKMATGASSKIKSFSLPSISPIATVETASIGSSPKAGPSFLYAVVPLSVSRGMDQEEIHKERYGERTPLQIPKQSRISASAAEAVSKIEPFKLDESVEVIDLTGDTSVVDLTHNDSIVFAEETRQQQNQKLRSRPLFNSCIVCNDNDNECSESEELAASKLPRELEKEKIGSLKYSGTVSCPICMDGYAEIIHSGRLIMSTKCGHIFCSQCLQNSLKSTNSCPSCRKKLNRKQYHPIYI; from the coding sequence ATGAAGTCAGCCAGTGTGAAGCTTGATGGAAACAAGAGCAGAAAAAGCAAAACACAGAGTCCGTTCAACCCAGCAACGCCTTCTAGTGGCCCAGGCAAAATGGCTACAGGAGCTTCTTCTAAAATCAAGAGTTTCTCCTTGCCATCCATTTCTCCCATAGCCACTGTAGAAACTGCCTCTATTGGCTCTTCTCCTAAAGCTGGGCCCAGTTTTCTGTATGCAGTTGTCCCCTTGAGTGTTAGCAGAGGCATGGATCAGGAAGAGATTCACAAGGAACGCTATGGAGAGAGGACTCCCCTGCAAATTCCTAAGCAAAGTAGAATATCAGCTTCAGCTGCAGAAGCAGTATCAAAAATAGAGCCATTCAAACTTGATGAAAGTGTAGAAGTAATAGATCTCACCGGTGACACTTCAGTGGTTGATCTTACACATAATGATTCCATTGTATTTgcagaagagactagacaacagCAAAACCAAAAATTAAGAAGCCGGCCGCTGTTCAACAGCTGTATAGTATGTAATGATAATGACAATGAATGTAGTGAAAGTGAGGAGTTGGCTGCCAGTAAATTGCCTAGAGAATTAGAAAAGGAGAAAATTGGAAGTCTGAAATATTCAGGCACTGTGAGTTGTCCAATTTGCATGGATGGCTATGCAGAAATTATCCACAGTGGACGACTTATAATGTCAACAAAATGTGGCCACATCTTTTGTAGTCAGTGCCTCCAAAATTCTCTTAAAAGTACAAACTCTTGTCCAAGTTGTAGGAAAAAACTCAATCGCAAACAATATCATCcaatatatatatga